The genomic interval CAGAATTACCCGGGCTCTAAAGAATAAAGAAAAAATACTTGTCTATGGCGACTACGACGTGGATGGAACAACAGCTGTGGCGGTTGTATATTGCTTCTTAAATGAATTGGCTCCAAATTATATTGATTATTATATCCCCGACCGCTATGAGGAAGGTTATGGGATATCTAAAAAGGGGGTTGATTTCGCTCATACAAACCAATTCTCATTGATTATTGCGCTTGATTGTGGGATTAAAGCAAATGACTTGATTGACTATGGTAATCAGTTGGGGGTTGACTTTATCATTGCGGACCATCATACGCCCGGCGCTCGGTTGCCATCTGCATATGCCGTGTTAGATCCGAAACGTGCTGATTGTCAATACCCTTTTCCTGAATTATCAGGATGTGGTGTAGGTTTGAAAATAGTTCATGCACTTGTCTTACGGTTGGGTCTTCCGCTGGAGGAGGTGTATCGGTATCTAGATCTGGTAGCGGTGAGTATCTCGGCAGATATGGTTCCTGTCGTTGGGGAGAATAGGATATTGTCTTTCTACGGATTGAAAAAATTGAACGATGATCCTTGTCCGGGTTTAAAGGCATTGATAAATTTGAGAGGGAGTCAAGCTGAGTTGTCATCAACTGATCTGATATTTCATATTGGCCCTAGAATCAATGCGGCCGGAAGAATTAAACATGCGAGAGCTGCTGTGGAGTTGCTTATCTCGCAAGATCCATATCTGGCTTCGAGTTTAAGCAAAGAGATAGAAGGACAAAATCATCAGCGGAAAGCGTTCGATATCCAGATAACGGAACAGGCGACGGCCATGATTATGGGTAGTCAAGAGATGATGAAAAGAAAGACGACCGTCGTCTTTCAACCGAAGTGGCATAAAGGCGTAATTGGTATCGTCGCATCACGTTTAATTGATAAGTTTTATCGTCCTACAATTGTCTTGACTCAATCGAATGGCCTCATTACTGGTTCTGCGCGTTCTATTTTTGGTTTTGATCTTTATGCAGCTTTAAGTCAATGCAGCGAACTGTTTGAACAATTCGGAGGGCATAAGTACGCTGCAGGCTTGACCATGAAAAAGGAGAATGTCGAAGCTCTGCAAGAGCGATTTGAAGAGGTAGTCGCGGCTAGTATTCCTGATGAATTGTTGACACCGGAGTTGCTTATCGATGAGCAACTTCATTTTGACGATGTTGACGGTAAGTTTTTTAGGATTTTAAATCGCTTTGCCCCTTTTGGGCAAGAGAATGAATTGCCTTTATTTCTTAGTAAAAACGTTATGGTAAGAGATATTCCGCAAATCGTAGGGAAAAATCATCTCAAAATAAGAGTTTCTCAAGGTTCTTCCGCTATCTTTGATTGTATAGGATTTGGCCTTTCACACCATAATTCACTTGTAACTAAAGGCGCGGCTATCGATATTTGTTATACTATTGAAGAAAATAATTGGCGTGGGGTCAAGAGTGTTCAATTAAATATTAAAGATATCAGACCAGCGACGTAACGTACACCACCGTCATAAAGAAAAACATAATGATATTAAAAGCAGAACATTTGGTAAAGAAGTATAAACAACGAAAGGTTGTTGACGACGTGTCCTTCCATGTCGAACAGGGAGAGATCGTAGGTTTGCTTGGACCAAATGGAGCCGGGAAAACAACTTCTTTTTATATGATTGTTGGACTCATTAAGCCAACTGAGGGAAAAGTTTTCTTAGATGATCAAGAAATTACCGGTGACGCGATGTATCGGAGGGCGCAAAAAGGTATCGGCTATTTAGCACAAGAAGCTTCCGTGTTTCGGAAGCTCTCTGTTGAAGATAATATTCTAGCAGTGCTGGAGATCCATTATAAGGACAAAGAAGAGCGCAAGCAAAAGTTAGAGGAACTGATTAATGAGTTTAGTTTGAATAAGGTTCGGAAGAACCGAGGAGATCTACTTTCGGGTGGCGAAAGGCGTCGAACAGAGATTGCACGTGCCTTGGCCGCGAATCCCAATTTCATTTTGTTAGATGAGCCTTTTGCCGGTGTTGACCCGATTGCGGTCGAGGAGATTCAAACCATTGTTCATAAGCTCAAACATCGAAATATAGGTATTTTAATAACGGACCATAATGTTCAGGAGACCCTTTCAATTACGGATCGAGCTTATTTATTAACTGAAGGTAAGATCATGTTAACCGGGACCCCTCCTGAGATAGCTGTAAATGAAATGGCAAGGAAATTTTATTTAGGTCAGAATTTTGAATTAAAAATTAAAAAGCGTTAGGAATCGAGCATGGCAGCACTGGTTAATTCCATTCTTAAGTGGATCATGAAAAAGCGTGTACATCAAATCGAGCTTTTTAAACAGTACCCCAATGAAGTCCAAGAAGAATGGTTTCATGATCTTATAAAAACTGCACAAGCTACAGAGTGGGGGAAGAAGTATGATTATGAATCAATTTCTTCTGTTAATGACTTTAAAGAACGGGTTCCCATTCAGGACTATGATTCTTTAAAGCCTTATATTGAGCGGATGATGAAGGGTGAGCAAAATATTCTTTGGCCTTCAACGATCAAATGGTTCGCTAAGTCATCCGGGACAACTTCCGATCGTAGTAAATATATCCCGGTTAGCCAGGAAGCCTTAGAAGAATGTCATTATGCTGGTGGAAAAGATCTGCTTAGTATATATTGCTTGAACCGCCCAAACAATAATCTTTTTGAAGGAAAGGGTCTTGTCTTGGGAGGGAGCCATCAGATTAATGCGCTAGGCAAAACCTCTTCTGGCGATCTTTCTGCCATCATTGTTCAAAACCTGCCTTTCTGGGCCGAGTATCATCGCTTCCCAGATATTGATCTTACGCTTAATCCTAACTTCGAAGAAAAAATTGAAAAGATTGCACATTTGGGTTTAACTGAAAATATAACAAGTTTATCGGGTGTGCCCA from Pedobacter indicus carries:
- the recJ gene encoding single-stranded-DNA-specific exonuclease RecJ — protein: MQKRWVEKPQLYPEQVQNLSKTLNINPVLASLLVKREIHTYEDAKAFFCPDLGQLHDPYLMQDMEKAVFRITRALKNKEKILVYGDYDVDGTTAVAVVYCFLNELAPNYIDYYIPDRYEEGYGISKKGVDFAHTNQFSLIIALDCGIKANDLIDYGNQLGVDFIIADHHTPGARLPSAYAVLDPKRADCQYPFPELSGCGVGLKIVHALVLRLGLPLEEVYRYLDLVAVSISADMVPVVGENRILSFYGLKKLNDDPCPGLKALINLRGSQAELSSTDLIFHIGPRINAAGRIKHARAAVELLISQDPYLASSLSKEIEGQNHQRKAFDIQITEQATAMIMGSQEMMKRKTTVVFQPKWHKGVIGIVASRLIDKFYRPTIVLTQSNGLITGSARSIFGFDLYAALSQCSELFEQFGGHKYAAGLTMKKENVEALQERFEEVVAASIPDELLTPELLIDEQLHFDDVDGKFFRILNRFAPFGQENELPLFLSKNVMVRDIPQIVGKNHLKIRVSQGSSAIFDCIGFGLSHHNSLVTKGAAIDICYTIEENNWRGVKSVQLNIKDIRPAT
- the lptB gene encoding LPS export ABC transporter ATP-binding protein: MILKAEHLVKKYKQRKVVDDVSFHVEQGEIVGLLGPNGAGKTTSFYMIVGLIKPTEGKVFLDDQEITGDAMYRRAQKGIGYLAQEASVFRKLSVEDNILAVLEIHYKDKEERKQKLEELINEFSLNKVRKNRGDLLSGGERRRTEIARALAANPNFILLDEPFAGVDPIAVEEIQTIVHKLKHRNIGILITDHNVQETLSITDRAYLLTEGKIMLTGTPPEIAVNEMARKFYLGQNFELKIKKR